One stretch of Spirochaetales bacterium DNA includes these proteins:
- a CDS encoding phosphonoacetaldehyde reductase: MRQTDFFGYGSIGRLKQIITGKRFSNIFLVADRMSFESSGAKDMLEPVIGNRNIMFFSEFDPNPRIEDVKRGLALFRQHGHDVVIAVGGGSVIDMAKLIAVFADHAESPELLITQKKALKSRDIPLVAIPTTAGTGSESTHFAVVYINGEKYSVAAPSVLPDYAIVDPSLTLSMPPSVTAATGMDALSQGIESFWSVQSNRQSAEYAKQAISLAFDNLKKAVLTPDNDSREKMALAAHLSGKAINITKTTAPHAFSYYLTKKYHIPHGHAVGLMLGRFIVYNNLVTEEDVTDKRGCGYVKKTMRLLLTSIGTETAEEAREKIERLMREIGLETAMAKIGLETKGDVDAWLSRVNLERLANNPRRVEEGLIREMLPQASV; encoded by the coding sequence GTGCGCCAGACTGATTTTTTCGGGTACGGCAGTATCGGTCGCCTCAAGCAGATAATAACAGGAAAGCGGTTTTCGAACATATTTCTGGTGGCGGACCGGATGTCGTTTGAATCTTCAGGGGCGAAAGACATGCTTGAACCGGTCATCGGGAATCGCAATATCATGTTTTTTTCCGAATTCGATCCAAATCCCCGGATAGAAGATGTGAAGCGTGGGCTTGCTCTTTTCAGACAGCACGGTCATGATGTCGTAATCGCTGTCGGGGGAGGTTCGGTGATCGACATGGCAAAACTCATTGCCGTTTTTGCCGACCATGCTGAGTCTCCGGAACTCCTGATAACGCAAAAAAAAGCATTGAAAAGCCGCGATATACCCCTTGTCGCGATCCCGACAACCGCGGGGACCGGAAGCGAGTCAACGCACTTCGCGGTCGTCTATATTAATGGAGAAAAGTATTCTGTAGCGGCTCCTTCCGTCCTTCCCGATTACGCGATCGTGGACCCGTCACTCACCCTCAGTATGCCGCCTTCCGTAACCGCGGCAACTGGTATGGACGCCCTTTCACAGGGGATCGAGTCTTTCTGGTCGGTTCAATCGAATCGACAATCCGCCGAATACGCAAAGCAGGCGATAAGCCTCGCATTCGATAACCTGAAAAAAGCGGTACTTACACCGGACAACGATAGCAGAGAGAAGATGGCCCTTGCCGCGCATCTTTCAGGCAAGGCGATCAATATCACGAAAACGACCGCTCCTCATGCCTTTTCTTATTACCTGACGAAGAAATATCATATCCCGCACGGTCATGCCGTAGGACTCATGCTCGGACGATTTATCGTATACAATAATCTGGTAACAGAAGAAGATGTTACAGACAAACGAGGATGCGGTTATGTAAAAAAGACTATGCGCTTGTTGCTGACATCCATCGGCACTGAAACCGCGGAAGAAGCGCGAGAAAAAATCGAGAGGTTGATGCGGGAAATCGGACTCGAAACAGCGATGGCGAAGATCGGCCTGGAAACCAAAGGCGATGTTGATGCATGGCTTTCCAGAGTAAACCTAGAGCGACTTGCCAACAATCCGAGACGGGTAGAAGAAGGGTTGATTCGGGAAATGTTGCCGCAAGCATCGGTGTGA
- a CDS encoding NTP transferase domain-containing protein, producing the protein MKALILNSGIGKRMGRLTDDRPKCLLEVRGGTILSVQIDLLLDCGIDEFVITLGPFDGLVREYVLQKYGNLNVSYVFNPVYASTNYIYSMFLAERYVKSDSLLLLHGDLIMERSVCEKILKHPADNAVIVDPAAPLPEKDFKGRITNGIVVEIGTRVFGNDCVFLLPLYRLSMHGMGIWLGEIRRFVDSGRTEVYAENAFNECSEKIGLEPVALDHEVCMEIDTEEDYRLAIKLLGDGGKGAPD; encoded by the coding sequence GTGAAAGCGCTGATACTGAACTCCGGAATCGGAAAGCGGATGGGAAGGCTTACCGACGACAGGCCCAAATGCCTGCTCGAGGTTCGGGGGGGTACGATTCTTTCGGTCCAGATCGATCTCCTCCTTGACTGCGGCATCGATGAGTTTGTGATCACTCTCGGGCCCTTTGACGGACTGGTCCGGGAGTACGTCCTGCAAAAGTACGGAAACCTGAATGTTTCCTATGTGTTCAATCCGGTATATGCTTCCACGAACTATATTTATTCGATGTTTCTTGCCGAACGATATGTGAAAAGCGATTCATTACTCCTCCTTCACGGCGACCTTATAATGGAAAGGAGTGTCTGTGAAAAGATTCTGAAACATCCGGCGGATAACGCGGTTATTGTCGATCCCGCAGCGCCGCTTCCGGAAAAGGATTTCAAGGGGAGAATCACGAATGGTATCGTCGTGGAGATCGGGACACGGGTTTTCGGGAACGATTGCGTTTTTCTTCTTCCCTTATACCGGCTTTCCATGCATGGGATGGGGATATGGCTTGGGGAGATAAGGAGGTTTGTCGATTCGGGCCGTACGGAAGTATACGCGGAAAATGCCTTTAACGAATGTTCGGAAAAAATAGGACTCGAGCCGGTCGCGCTGGATCATGAGGTATGCATGGAGATCGATACGGAAGAAGACTACCGGCTTGCAATAAAACTGCTGGGGGACGGAGGCAAGGGTGCGCCAGACTGA
- the aepY gene encoding phosphonopyruvate decarboxylase, whose product MINACDFYRLLKEAGIDFYTGVPDSTLKDFCAYVTDTVPPDRHIITANEGGAVALASGHYLGTGKAAMVYMQNSGLGNAVNPLVSLADPDVYTLPLLLLVGFRGEPGVKDEPQHKKMGKITIPMLETLDIQYDIMPNSYEGLQIGMKKVKKILKKGRSFAFVVRIGTFAPYELKRRSNPAGTMTREEAVSFIAGKLHDEAVIVSTTGKISRELYEYREECGFGHERDFLTVGSMGHVSHIAVGIALAQRQRQVYCFDGDGSVIMHLGSLGINGTCAPSNFRHIVFNNAAHDSVGGQPTCGTDIDLVEIARGCGYRYCVKADCRDDLESIFPDFIKIGGPAFLEVRVKKGARKDLGRPHHHPQDLKRMFMQRLGVRE is encoded by the coding sequence ATGATAAACGCCTGCGATTTTTATCGCCTTCTCAAGGAAGCGGGGATCGATTTTTACACAGGGGTTCCGGATTCGACCCTGAAGGATTTCTGCGCATATGTGACTGATACGGTACCGCCGGACCGACATATCATCACGGCGAACGAGGGGGGAGCGGTCGCGCTTGCTTCCGGGCATTACCTTGGAACCGGGAAGGCGGCGATGGTCTATATGCAGAACTCGGGACTCGGAAATGCCGTTAATCCTTTAGTCTCCCTCGCCGACCCTGACGTCTATACGCTTCCACTCCTTCTTCTTGTCGGATTCAGGGGTGAACCGGGAGTAAAAGACGAACCGCAGCATAAAAAAATGGGAAAGATCACGATTCCCATGCTCGAGACCCTCGATATTCAGTATGATATCATGCCCAACTCATACGAAGGGCTTCAAATCGGCATGAAAAAAGTGAAAAAGATACTGAAAAAGGGGAGGAGTTTTGCGTTTGTCGTCAGAATCGGGACCTTTGCACCGTATGAATTGAAAAGAAGATCAAACCCGGCAGGGACGATGACCAGGGAAGAGGCGGTCTCGTTCATCGCGGGAAAACTGCATGACGAGGCGGTTATCGTTTCGACGACCGGTAAAATATCCCGTGAATTGTACGAGTACCGAGAAGAGTGCGGCTTCGGGCACGAAAGGGATTTTCTGACCGTGGGTTCCATGGGTCATGTATCGCACATCGCAGTTGGAATTGCCCTTGCGCAACGTCAGCGGCAGGTTTATTGCTTTGACGGGGACGGTTCGGTGATAATGCACCTCGGAAGCCTCGGAATCAATGGGACGTGTGCCCCTTCCAATTTCCGCCATATCGTTTTCAATAATGCCGCCCATGATTCGGTAGGGGGACAGCCCACCTGCGGGACGGATATCGATCTCGTGGAAATCGCGCGCGGGTGCGGCTATCGGTATTGCGTAAAAGCGGATTGCCGGGATGACCTCGAATCGATCTTTCCGGATTTTATAAAGATCGGCGGTCCCGCCTTTCTTGAAGTTCGTGTTAAAAAGGGGGCGCGCAAGGATTTGGGACGGCCGCATCATCATCCGCAAGACTTGAAGCGGATGTTCATGCAACGGCTCGGAGTGAGAGAATAG
- the aepX gene encoding phosphoenolpyruvate mutase — translation MKKVYVAMSADIIHPGHLNIIDIARKLGRVIVGLLTDKAIASYKRLPYLQYGQRETIIKNIKGVEEVVPQETRDYTENLRRIKPDYVVHGDDWQVGVQKDVREKVIETLKEWGGELVETSYTPGFSSGAMNLGLLEIATTPEIRRKRLKRLINAKPIVRILEAHNGISGLIAEHTKVDENQGEEEFDGIWISSLTDSTAKGKPDIELVDLTSRLNTVNDILDVTTKPLIIDGDTGGKPEHFSFIVRAYERLGVSAIIIEDKIGLKKNSLFGTEVAQTQDSIENFSSKITIGKKARITDDFMIVARIESLILEAGMDDAVIRAKAYIEAGADGIMIHSKNGSPDEILEFARAFSRFTEKVPLFVVPTTFNTITENELAAAGISVVIYANHLLRSAYKAMKGTAEKILMYHRGLEAEDMCIPIREILELIPGGK, via the coding sequence ATGAAAAAGGTTTATGTAGCCATGAGCGCGGATATCATCCATCCGGGACATCTCAATATCATCGATATTGCCAGAAAACTCGGGCGTGTCATTGTCGGCCTTTTGACCGACAAGGCGATCGCCTCATACAAACGTCTTCCCTATCTGCAGTACGGACAACGTGAAACGATTATTAAAAACATCAAAGGCGTGGAAGAAGTCGTTCCGCAGGAAACCCGTGATTATACGGAAAACCTGAGAAGGATAAAGCCCGATTATGTCGTTCACGGAGACGACTGGCAGGTCGGCGTGCAGAAAGATGTGAGAGAAAAGGTGATCGAGACGCTGAAAGAGTGGGGGGGGGAACTGGTCGAAACCTCGTATACCCCCGGTTTTTCTTCCGGAGCGATGAATCTGGGGCTTCTCGAAATCGCGACAACCCCGGAAATCCGGCGAAAGCGGCTTAAACGGCTTATCAATGCCAAACCCATTGTCCGGATCCTCGAAGCCCATAACGGTATATCGGGTCTTATCGCGGAACACACGAAAGTCGACGAGAATCAAGGCGAGGAGGAGTTCGACGGCATCTGGATCAGCAGCCTTACCGATTCGACGGCAAAAGGCAAACCGGATATCGAACTCGTGGATCTGACCTCCCGTCTCAACACGGTCAATGATATACTCGATGTGACGACAAAGCCCCTCATCATCGACGGCGATACGGGTGGGAAACCCGAACATTTTTCTTTTATCGTTCGTGCCTACGAACGCCTCGGGGTGTCCGCGATTATCATCGAAGACAAAATCGGTCTTAAAAAAAATTCTCTTTTCGGAACAGAGGTCGCCCAGACACAGGATTCGATCGAAAACTTTTCCAGTAAAATCACGATCGGTAAAAAGGCGCGCATCACGGATGATTTCATGATTGTCGCCAGAATTGAAAGCCTTATTCTCGAAGCCGGCATGGATGACGCGGTCATCCGGGCAAAGGCATACATCGAAGCGGGGGCGGACGGCATCATGATTCACAGTAAAAACGGATCGCCGGATGAAATTCTCGAGTTCGCACGGGCTTTTTCCCGTTTCACGGAAAAGGTTCCGCTTTTTGTCGTCCCTACAACCTTTAATACAATTACCGAGAACGAACTTGCCGCTGCGGGTATCAGTGTGGTGATCTACGCGAATCATCTCCTTCGAAGCGCCTATAAAGCCATGAAAGGAACGGCGGAGAAAATTCTCATGTATCACCGAGGTCTTGAAGCGGAGGATATGTGTATCCCGATCAGGGAGATTCTGGAGCTTATACCGGGAGGAAAATAA
- a CDS encoding right-handed parallel beta-helix repeat-containing protein, which produces MDRKAVFLIVFCLFLVSIPGFTRDYYISPSGNDSNTGLSSGNAFKTIDGARRAIQTYISGGMSEDIVVYLSAGTYPVTDTVQFTPADSGKSGYSITYRNIAGSRPLVAGGITVNQSDWQAYASIVYRAYVGTITAVALFENGRAGIRVDNPYGYALTQMVSSLDTPGEFYYDGTQGYLYYNPRYTPIDEQQITIPQVLRIIEFAGESTINRVENIIFSGLSFIGTTYSDLELDSYGDETGLIHMRNTSRITIRECRILGAGVTGVFVCDYAYRNTIENCRIDGSGRNGITLRGHLPGEGGFASAAASDVNKETSVKSCYITATGTHRSTGVGIRIIQSGSNIIESNTIYSTSGSGVHIDGPENIIGLSVYGTTVTNTNKYSFLHARNNIIRKNDISRTGLNATGSGIYTGNAGTGNIFDNNIVHDIYSGNIGGFAAGISIASPSEEVSVVNNILHSIKTSERRGRPLYIAGNDCTISNNIIADNDPTHDFVYDNTRYDGRNLTITNNIASTPGGTFIHYFESWHEYVMTSDENLYYHPYGGYEVRTPYERNSLSTWQQHYDQSSVFDMNPLFIDEGSHNYSLETTSPAFRIDFTDIDQDALGIPKDFPHRYARDLIEAERYNAISGAAGRVTTIRSQSQSDYAGYNSLFFDEQCKNFEIRYSCNTTAGENSGRSISLRLDGPTGTEIGSIALRGTGGEKKYRQENIPVTRITGKHDLFLYFIGGTSTVRVDWFRFYETYVNPVVPAVNAPIVQITSPLDGAVLRSGQDVTITGTARDLDGSITSLVISLNGIDYALPVGTNFSYTWRPYGTGEQSIIVRATDNSGNTGLAQITVNVSNESGSVPVITITQPENNATFKSPLAELAVIATVTDPDGNINSTVLLVDGMIKDSEPEEIDPDTYKLVCPGFELKPGSHHVTVRAIDDTGFQGDHSIEILVTSESCLIAHWTFDSAVGNRAEDSSGNNFPGVLFNINRVEAGINGNCYYFDGNAAVKVMTPLLDSQPQFTIAGWVKPLEFGNRSGLWGQYGVLGFGFFQESLMQVFTYNCGNLEPPYPFGLNTWHHIALTADGSVLRVFYDGVMQDPSAPTPCSTYGSSSSTFNIGGGGIFDPAGNYFKGWIDDVYLYSCALSADEIRILAKKNDNIPPSVRIMEPANKSKIQGPATIEIKIEASDRDGEIEFVEVTANEDHVGPPLYEAPYYFTWAGVPPGDYTITAKAVDNAGGEASASITVTVVQEGQDLLGYWSFDEETGDKAYDRSGNENHGDLKNGAAWTKGISGSAIRFNGHAIVETNKGLFNGLAAFTAAAWVKPSDLHDRSAVLGQDHALIFSINKSDGSSSGENLFTTWTAANIYTGTPYRFPVEEWHHLATVGTGEQFILYIDGKPVRTISQPCSSYGNSEFTFTIGALPVFCQYPGNYFKGIIDEVYLYSSALDEYEIKNLALLNSFNAPEVIITSPEDYSIFSVGEQIEITAAVKDDFIPQLRMEFYVNGTFLAVDETEPYTTSWTSITNGSFNVKAKAITWDGYWSEASVTLTIELTGGESVIDDEDGENVGAEDEETASGDTAEFSDGDRESFYYDTGTDLYDDEESVVSTKHMHSSQRNVYDELVKKDDGNKTGRQDKGEEKGSYDIAATHSFPLGRDEDGNGDPGAGKPEPTPSDVTLAIDRGDIDPVTGELRLWDPYTQNYDGSPLKKPFPVILIIGIILLILAAVAAQVYIIRKMVLKKKAVERQP; this is translated from the coding sequence ATGGATAGGAAAGCCGTATTTCTGATAGTTTTTTGTTTATTTCTCGTTTCAATCCCGGGTTTTACCAGAGATTATTATATTTCCCCGTCGGGAAACGACTCCAACACCGGATTATCTTCAGGAAACGCATTCAAAACCATAGACGGCGCCCGCAGGGCGATTCAAACCTATATTTCAGGGGGAATGTCTGAAGACATCGTCGTCTATCTTTCGGCAGGAACGTATCCCGTTACCGATACCGTCCAATTTACCCCGGCGGATTCCGGGAAAAGCGGTTATTCCATTACCTATCGGAATATTGCGGGCTCGAGACCGCTTGTCGCCGGAGGAATTACCGTAAATCAGTCGGACTGGCAGGCTTATGCATCGATTGTTTACCGGGCTTATGTCGGAACCATCACCGCGGTCGCCCTGTTCGAAAACGGGAGGGCGGGAATCCGGGTCGACAATCCCTATGGGTACGCATTGACCCAGATGGTCTCCTCCCTTGATACGCCGGGTGAGTTTTATTATGACGGGACGCAAGGATACCTTTATTACAATCCCCGCTATACACCCATCGACGAGCAGCAGATCACAATACCGCAGGTGCTGCGTATTATCGAGTTCGCGGGTGAAAGCACGATAAACAGGGTTGAAAACATCATTTTCAGCGGGCTTTCCTTTATCGGCACGACATACTCCGACCTGGAACTCGACAGCTATGGAGACGAAACCGGCCTCATCCACATGAGGAATACATCCCGGATAACGATTCGTGAATGCAGAATTCTGGGCGCCGGGGTTACGGGTGTCTTTGTCTGCGACTATGCCTATCGCAATACGATCGAAAACTGTAGAATCGACGGGAGCGGACGGAACGGGATAACCCTCCGAGGCCATCTTCCTGGCGAGGGCGGCTTTGCGAGTGCGGCGGCCTCTGACGTGAACAAGGAAACCAGTGTCAAAAGCTGTTATATAACGGCAACGGGTACACACAGAAGCACGGGAGTGGGAATACGGATTATTCAGAGCGGAAGCAACATCATCGAAAGCAATACTATTTACAGCACAAGCGGATCAGGCGTCCATATCGACGGCCCCGAAAATATAATCGGCTTATCGGTATACGGGACGACGGTAACGAACACAAACAAATATTCGTTTCTTCACGCAAGGAACAATATAATAAGGAAGAACGATATTTCGCGAACCGGACTGAATGCCACGGGAAGCGGCATTTACACGGGAAACGCGGGCACGGGAAACATCTTTGACAACAACATCGTCCATGATATCTATTCCGGCAACATCGGCGGTTTCGCGGCCGGGATAAGCATCGCCTCTCCTTCGGAGGAAGTATCCGTGGTAAACAATATCCTTCACAGCATCAAAACGAGTGAACGCCGGGGCAGGCCTCTCTATATCGCAGGAAACGATTGCACGATCAGCAACAACATCATCGCCGACAACGATCCCACCCACGACTTCGTCTACGACAATACCAGATACGACGGGCGGAACCTCACCATTACGAACAATATCGCAAGTACTCCGGGGGGGACGTTTATCCATTATTTCGAAAGCTGGCATGAATATGTCATGACATCGGATGAGAATCTCTATTATCATCCGTACGGCGGTTATGAAGTCAGAACTCCGTATGAAAGAAACAGCCTTTCAACATGGCAGCAGCACTACGATCAGTCCTCCGTATTCGATATGAATCCCCTCTTTATCGATGAAGGGTCGCACAATTACTCGCTTGAAACCACCTCACCCGCCTTCCGGATAGATTTTACGGATATCGATCAGGATGCCCTTGGTATACCGAAGGATTTCCCACACCGTTACGCGCGCGATCTCATCGAAGCGGAACGGTACAACGCAATTTCCGGTGCCGCGGGGAGGGTGACAACAATCCGTTCGCAATCCCAGTCGGATTACGCAGGCTACAATTCACTCTTTTTTGACGAACAGTGCAAGAACTTCGAAATCCGGTATTCGTGCAATACCACGGCGGGCGAAAACTCGGGGAGATCGATCAGCCTGAGACTGGACGGCCCGACCGGAACCGAAATAGGCAGCATCGCGCTCAGGGGAACAGGCGGTGAAAAAAAATACAGACAGGAAAACATCCCCGTGACCCGGATAACGGGAAAACACGACCTCTTCCTCTATTTTATCGGCGGCACCTCCACGGTCAGGGTCGACTGGTTCAGGTTCTACGAAACCTATGTCAATCCCGTTGTCCCCGCCGTCAATGCACCCATAGTCCAAATAACGAGCCCTCTCGACGGAGCGGTGCTCCGTTCCGGGCAGGATGTCACCATTACCGGCACGGCCCGCGACCTGGACGGCTCGATTACCTCACTCGTTATTTCACTCAACGGCATCGACTATGCCCTCCCCGTCGGCACAAATTTCTCCTATACATGGCGCCCGTACGGAACCGGCGAGCAATCGATCATCGTCCGTGCGACCGACAACTCCGGAAACACCGGCCTGGCCCAGATCACCGTCAACGTCTCCAACGAAAGCGGTAGCGTCCCGGTTATCACGATCACCCAGCCGGAAAACAATGCGACCTTTAAAAGCCCGTTAGCCGAACTTGCCGTTATCGCGACCGTAACGGATCCCGACGGTAACATCAATTCGACCGTCCTCCTTGTCGACGGGATGATCAAAGACAGCGAACCGGAAGAGATCGATCCGGATACATACAAGCTGGTCTGTCCGGGATTTGAACTCAAACCGGGCTCACATCATGTCACGGTCAGGGCGATCGATGACACGGGATTCCAGGGAGACCATTCCATCGAAATACTCGTCACAAGCGAATCATGCCTGATCGCGCACTGGACCTTCGACTCAGCCGTCGGGAACCGGGCGGAAGATTCGTCGGGAAACAATTTTCCCGGAGTCCTGTTCAATATCAACCGCGTCGAAGCGGGAATCAATGGCAACTGCTATTATTTCGACGGCAACGCGGCGGTCAAGGTGATGACGCCCCTGCTCGATTCCCAGCCCCAGTTCACGATCGCGGGGTGGGTAAAACCGCTGGAATTCGGAAACCGTTCCGGACTCTGGGGACAGTACGGTGTTCTGGGATTCGGTTTTTTTCAGGAATCGCTTATGCAGGTGTTCACCTACAACTGCGGAAACCTCGAACCCCCCTACCCCTTCGGACTCAATACCTGGCACCATATCGCCCTCACCGCGGACGGAAGCGTGCTCAGGGTTTTTTACGACGGGGTAATGCAGGACCCGTCGGCACCGACCCCCTGCTCCACCTACGGGAGTTCCTCATCGACCTTCAATATCGGTGGCGGCGGCATTTTCGACCCGGCCGGCAATTATTTCAAAGGCTGGATCGACGACGTCTACCTCTACAGCTGCGCCCTGAGTGCGGACGAGATCCGTATACTCGCGAAAAAAAACGACAACATACCGCCGTCCGTCCGGATTATGGAGCCCGCGAACAAATCGAAAATTCAGGGCCCCGCGACCATTGAAATAAAAATCGAGGCGAGCGACCGCGACGGTGAAATCGAATTCGTGGAAGTGACGGCGAACGAAGACCATGTCGGCCCGCCGCTTTACGAAGCGCCCTATTATTTTACGTGGGCCGGCGTCCCTCCGGGGGACTATACCATCACGGCAAAGGCGGTGGACAATGCCGGGGGCGAGGCGAGCGCGTCGATAACCGTTACCGTCGTCCAGGAAGGCCAGGACCTGCTCGGCTACTGGTCGTTCGACGAAGAAACGGGCGACAAAGCTTACGACAGGTCGGGAAACGAAAACCACGGTGATCTGAAAAACGGCGCCGCATGGACAAAGGGGATAAGCGGAAGCGCGATCAGGTTCAACGGCCACGCGATTGTAGAGACGAACAAGGGGCTTTTCAATGGACTTGCCGCCTTTACCGCGGCGGCGTGGGTAAAACCGTCCGACCTCCACGATCGGAGCGCCGTTTTGGGCCAGGACCACGCCCTGATTTTTTCGATCAACAAATCAGACGGGTCCTCGAGCGGGGAAAACCTTTTCACCACGTGGACCGCCGCCAATATCTATACCGGCACCCCGTATCGCTTTCCGGTCGAAGAATGGCACCACCTTGCCACCGTGGGAACCGGGGAACAATTCATCCTGTACATCGACGGGAAACCGGTCAGAACGATCAGCCAGCCGTGCAGCAGTTACGGCAACTCCGAGTTCACGTTCACCATCGGCGCACTCCCCGTTTTCTGCCAGTACCCGGGTAATTACTTCAAGGGGATCATCGACGAGGTCTACCTCTACAGCAGCGCGCTCGACGAATACGAGATCAAAAACCTCGCCCTCCTCAACTCCTTCAATGCCCCCGAGGTTATCATCACATCACCGGAAGACTACTCCATTTTCTCCGTCGGTGAGCAGATCGAAATCACCGCGGCCGTGAAAGACGATTTCATCCCACAGCTCAGGATGGAGTTTTACGTGAACGGTACCTTTTTGGCGGTCGACGAAACCGAACCCTATACCACCTCATGGACGTCGATCACAAACGGATCCTTCAATGTCAAAGCCAAGGCGATCACGTGGGACGGATACTGGTCGGAAGCCTCGGTCACCCTGACCATCGAACTGACCGGCGGCGAATCCGTGATCGATGACGAAGACGGCGAGAACGTCGGGGCGGAGGATGAAGAAACCGCATCCGGCGATACGGCGGAATTCTCAGACGGCGACAGGGAGTCTTTTTATTACGACACGGGAACCGATCTTTACGACGACGAGGAAAGCGTCGTTTCCACCAAACACATGCACTCCTCGCAAAGAAACGTGTACGACGAACTCGTCAAAAAAGACGACGGCAATAAAACGGGGAGACAGGACAAAGGTGAAGAAAAGGGTTCCTACGACATCGCCGCCACTCATTCCTTTCCGCTCGGCCGTGACGAAGACGGTAACGGCGATCCCGGTGCCGGAAAACCGGAACCCACCCCCTCCGACGTCACCCTCGCGATCGACCGTGGGGACATCGATCCTGTCACCGGCGAACTCAGACTATGGGATCCGTACACCCAGAACTACGACGGCTCGCCCCTCAAAAAACCCTTCCCCGTGATCCTCATTATCGGGATCATCCTGCTGATTCTTGCCGCAGTGGCAGCACAGGTTTATATCATACGGAAAATGGTGCTGAAGAAAAAAGCGGTCGAACGGCAGCCGTAA